One stretch of Oncorhynchus clarkii lewisi isolate Uvic-CL-2024 chromosome 3, UVic_Ocla_1.0, whole genome shotgun sequence DNA includes these proteins:
- the LOC139405924 gene encoding cannabinoid receptor 2-like, translating into MDGWDKPVGAMMSEDNGSTPTSPLVNQSCADRKCYMVLHEAEKTAIGSICFLAGPFTFLENALVLGVIAATATLRQRPSYLFIGSLALADVFASCFFTTSFLDFHLFHRLDGHNAYLFKLGGVTMAFTGSVGSLLLTALDRYLCIHQASSYKVVLTRRRALLALLALWSATILISFLPLMGWRCPTGLCPPCSRLFPYIDHRYLACWVSFILVLLSLILGAYALILWRANRHEASMTGHQGAPTRGQARMRLDIRLARTLGLILLIMVGCWLPTLSFMLADVSVQLTRIQQRAFAFCSTMCLVNSAVNPLLYALRCRELRLALMRLLRGLSDRLGCCQRHVGGDTTTTLPLGESNSCSAHSESEVPRLVSCRPNTVSEMVGKQQLDMTGI; encoded by the exons atggatggatgggacaAGCCTGTAGGGGCCATGATGTCCGAAGACAATGGCAGCACCCCCACATCACCTCTGG TCAACCAGTCCTGTGCGGACCGGAAGTGCTATATGGTTCTGCATGAGGCGGAGAAGACAGCCATCGGCTCCATCTGTTTCCTGGCCGGACCCTTCACTTTCCTGGAGAATGCGTTGGTCCTGGGTGTGATCGCCGCCACCGCCACCCTGCGCCAGCGTCCCTCCTACCTTTTCATTGGCAGCCTGGCCCTGGCCGACGTCTTTGCCAGCTGCTTCTTCACCACCAGCTTCCTGGACTTCCACCTGTTCCACCGCCTTGACGGCCACAACGCCTACCTCTTCAAGCTGGGCGGGGTGACGATGGCTTTCACCGGCTCGGTGGGTAGTCTTCTGTTGACTGCTCTGGACCGCTATCTGTGTATACATCAGGCGTCGAGTTATAAAGTGGTGTTGACGCGCCGCAGGGCCCTGTTGGCTCTCCTTGCCCTGTGGAGCGCCACCATCCtcatctccttcctccctctgatGGGCTGGAGGTGCCCCACAGGGCTCTGCCCGCCCTGCTCGCGCCTCTTCCCATACATCGACCACCGCTACCTGGCCTGCTGGGTCAGCTTCATCCTGGTGCTGCTGTCACTCATCCTGGGCGCCTACGCCCTGATCCTGTGGAGGGCCAATCGGCATGAGGCATCCATGACGGGCCACCAGGGGGCGCCTACCCGTGGTCAGGCCCGCATGCGGCTGGACATTCGGTTGGCACGTACCCTGGGCCTGATTCTGCTCATCATGGTGGGCTGTTGGCTGCCGACCCTCTCCTTCATGCTGGCAGATGTCTCGGTGCAGCTCACGCGCATCCAGCAGAGGGCCTTTGCTTTCTGCAGCACCATGTGCCTGGTCAACTCAGCCGTCAACCCACTGCTGTATGCCCTGCGCTGCCGGGAGCTGAGGTTGGCACTGATGCGGCTATTGAGGGGCCTGAGTGACAGGCTCGGGTGCTGCCAGAGGCACGTAGGGGGAGACACGACCACTACCCTTCCCTTAGGCGAGAGCAACAGCTGTAGCGCTCACTCCGAGAGTGAGGTGCCCAGACTCGTTAGCTGCCGACCGAACACAGTCTCAGAAATGGTTGGCAAGCAGCAGCTGGACATGACTGGAATATGA
- the LOC139405925 gene encoding rhomboid-related protein 2, with protein sequence MDRDIEEQDPLAVDPVDRDGRRMGDTGGDDDGNRKVGCCERFHRSISKWMLPEELHEQYLERANCCPPPIFIILISIGELAVFIYYAVWKPQKQWVTLGEGIWNSPLSYKSDRREEAWRFVSYMFVHAGVEHILGNLVMQLLLGIPLELVHKGFEVGMVYMAGVLAGSLASSIFDPLSALVGASGGVYALIGGYFMNAVVNFREMIPVLGVFRIGVIVIIVGTDVGFALYRRFLTHDVGLKVSFVAHIGGGVAGMTIGYVFFSAYNQKLLKDPRFWLCIVGYVVFLLFAVLFNIFLSPA encoded by the exons ATGGACAGAGACATTGAAGAGCAGGACCCCCTCGCTGTAGACCCTGTTGACCGAGATGGGAGACGGATGGGGGATACGGGAGGTGATGATGACGGGAATAGGAAGGTTGGATGCTGTGAGAGGTTCCATCGCTCCATCTCCAAGTGGATGCTTCCGGAAGAACTCCACGAACAGTACCTGGAGCGAGCCAACTGCTGCCCCCCTCCCATCTTCATCATCCTCATCAGCATCGGAGAG TTAGCAGTGTTTATCTACTATGCGGTGTGGAAGCCCCAGAAGCAGTGGGTCACCCTGGGCGAGGGCATCTGGAACAGCCCTCTCTCCTACAAGTCTGACCGGCGGGAGGAGGCGTGGCGCTTCGTCTCCTACATGTTTGTCCACGCTGG CGTGGAGCACATCCTGGGCAACCTGGTGATGCAGCTACTGCTGGGCATCCCGCTGGAGCTGGTCCACAAAGGCTTTGAAGTGGGCATGGTCTACATGGCAGGCGTCCTAGCAG GCTCCCTGGCCAGCTCCATATTTGATCCTCTCAGTGCTCTGGTAGGGGCCTCTGGGGGGGTATATGCCCTCATAGGGGGATACTTCATGAATGCTGTTGTG AACTTCAGAGAGATGATTCCTGTCCTTGGAGTGTTTCGTATTGGAGTGATTGTAATTATTG TCGGGACAGATGTCGGATTCGCCCTTTACAGAAGGTTTCTTACTCACGACGTTGGCTTGAAG GTCTCGTTTGTGGCGCACATCGGAGGAGGGGTGGCTGGGATGACCATTGGCTACGTGTTCTTCAGCGCCTACAACCAGAAGCTCCTGAAGGACCCGCGTTTCTGGCTCTGCATAGTCGGCTATGTAGTCTTCCTCTTGTTCGCTGTGCTCTTCAACATCTTCCTTTCCCCTGCATAA
- the LOC139393529 gene encoding akirin-1-like has protein sequence MACGATLKRSMEFEALLSPQSPKRRRCNALPGAPSTPSPQRCNLRPPVDCPSSHSMSPPAMGGEHRLTPEQIFQNIRQEYSRYQRRRQLEGAFNQSEVACSSTDAPSSSLTAPSSPPGASRKDQPSFTLRQVSYLCERLLKDHEEKIREEYEQILNTKLAEQYESFVKFTQDQIMRRYGARPASYVS, from the exons ATGGCGTGTGGAGCTACGTTAAAGCGCTCGATGGAGTTTGAGGCCCTACTCAGTCCTCAGTCTCCTAAGCGAAGAAGGTGCAATGCACTACCGGGGGCTCCAAGCACCCCGTCCCCTCAAAGGTGCAACCTCCGTCCGCCAGTTGACTGCCCATCATCACACTCGATGTCTCCCCCGGCTATGGGAGGAGAGCACAGGCTAACTCCAG AGCAGATCTTCCAGAACATCCGTCAGGAGTACAGCCGCTACCAGAGGCGGCGGCAGCTGGAGGGGGCCTTCAACCAGAGTGAGGTTGCCTGTAGCTCCACCGATGCCCCTAGCTCCTCCCTCACCGCCCCCAGCTCCCCaccag GTGCCTCGAGGAAGGACCAGCCGTCGTTCACACTGAGGCAGGTGAGCTACCTGTGCGAGCGCTTGCTCAAAGACCACGAGGAGAAGATCCGGGAGGAGTATGAACAGATCCTCAACACAAAACTTGCAG AACAATACGAATCTTTTGTGAAATTCACACAAGACCAGATCATGCGAAGATACGGCGCCAGGCCTGCTAGTT ATGTCTCTTGA
- the LOC139393545 gene encoding gap junction alpha-9 protein-like, with translation MGDWNFLGGILEEVHIHSTMVGKIWLTILFIFRMLVLGVAAEDVWNDEQADFICNTEQPGCRNVCYDLAFPISLIRFWVLQVIFVSSPSLVYMGHALYRLRALEKERQKKKVLLRRELELVDVEMVAARKTIEREVRQLEQGKLNKAPLSGSLLRTYVAHIITRSAVEVGFITGQYILYGFQLSPLFKCEREPCPNAVDCFVSRPTEKSVFMVFMQCIAVVSLFLNILEIMHLGYKKVKKGILDYYPHLQDELDDFYSSKTKKDSVVHQTGIASSGCKPTMASAPSGYNLLLERAQDGHTYPSLINPSAFLPVQGEQGVEEQKNAAHSLTEHNSNSNNTCSDSRSPPCDSLTPPKQEEPEESADSPMRPRSASHASSCPTLLVGAGRKTWRVNAPSNCSTVVESKSSDTDSYGGAKASGGYQARTTSEPKMHPSTPDSLEESSSGSQHSPRPPSSNRRPSSTSNASSRRAPTDLQV, from the coding sequence ATGGGGGATTGGAATTTTCTAGGGGGGATATTGGAGGAGGTGCATATCCACTCCACTATGGTGGGAAAGATCTGGCTCACCATCCTATTCATCTTCCGCATGCTGGTGTTGGGTGTGGCGGCCGAGGACGTGTGGAACGATGAGCAGGCCGACTTCATCTGCAACACGGAGCAGCCCGGGTGCCGGAACGTCTGCTACGACCTGGCTTTCCCCATCTCCCTCATCCGCTTCTGGGTCCTTCAGGTCATCTTTGTCTCATCGCCCTCGCTGGTGTACATGGGCCATGCTCTCTACCGCCTCCGAGCCCTGGAGAAGGAGCGGCAGAAAAAGAAGGTCCTGCTGCGTCGCGAGCTGGAGCTGGTAGACGTGGAGATGGTGGCAGCTCGGAAAACGATAGAGCGAGAGGTGAGGCAACTGGAGCAAGGCAAGCTCAACAAGGCTCCGCTGTCGGGGTCCCTGCTGCGCACCTACGTGGCCCACATCATTACCCGCTCCGCCGTGGAGGTAGGCTTTATAACAGGCCAGTACATCCTCTATGGCTTccagctctcccctctcttcaAGTGCGAGCGTGAGCCTTGCCCCAACGCGGTGGACTGCTTCGTCTCCCGGCCCACAGAGAAGAGTGTCTTCATGGTCTTTATGCAATGCATCGcagtagtctccctcttcctAAACATCTTGGAGATCATGCACCTGGGCTACAAGAAGGTCAAGAAGGGCATCCTGGATTACTATCCACACCTGCAAGACGAGCTTGATGACTTCTACTCAAGCAAAACCAAGAAAGACTCTGTGGTGCATCAGACAGGCATTGCTTCCTCCGGCTGCAAGCCCACCATGGCCTCCGCGCCCAGTGGCTACAACCTCCTACTGGAGCGGGCCCAGGACGGTCACACCTACCCCTCCCTTATCAACCCCTCTGCCTTCCTCCCTGTTCAGGGTGAACAGGGTGTGGAAGAACAAAAAAATGCTGCACATAGCCTGACAGAGCACAACTCCAACTCCAATAACACCTGCAGTGACAGCCGCTCACCGCCCTGCGACTCACTGACCCCGCCAAAGCAGGAGGAGCCAGAGGAGTCTGCAGACTCTCCCATGCGCCCAAGGAGCGCATCTCACGCTTCCTCCTGCCCGACATTGCTAGTAGGTGCCGGAAGGAAAACATGGAGGGTCAATGCTCCCTCAAATTGTTCCACAGTGGTGGAAAGCAAAAGCTCAGACACAGATTCTTATGGGGGTGCTAAGGCCAGTGGTGGGTACCAAGCCCGGACTACATCGGAACCCAAAATGCATCCCTCCACCCCAGACTCACTAGAGGAATCAAGTTCAGGGTCACAGCATAGTCCAAGACCACCCTCTTCCAATCGCAGACCATCATCCACAAGCAACGCAAGCAGTAGGCGAGCCCCCACAGATTTACAAGTTTGA